The sequence below is a genomic window from Leisingera sp. M658.
GCACCCCCGGCGGGGTCCATTGCCCCAGACAAGGACCTATGAAATGGCCTTCAAACTTACCGATTACGAAGCCTATGACTTCGCCAACCGGCGCCACATCGGCCCGTCTCCGCAAGAGATGGCCGACATGCTGCAGGTGATCGGCTTCAAAACCCTGGACGAGCTGATCGACGCCACTGTGCCGCCCGCCATCCGCCAGAAAGAGGCGCTGGACTGGGGCCCGGCAATGACCGAGCGCGACGCCCTCTTCCACATGAAAGAGATCGCCTCTAAAAACAAGGTTCTGACCACACTGATCGGCCAGGGCTATTATGGCACCACCACTCCGGCGCCGATCCTGCGCAACATCCTGGAAAACCCGGCCTGGTACACCGCCTATACCCCCTACCAGCCGGAAATCTCCCAGGGCCGTCTCGAGGCGCTCTTGAACTTCCAGACCATGGTCAGCGACCTGACCGGCCTGGACATCGCCAACGCCTCGCTGCTGGACGAAGCCACCGCCGCCGCCGAAGCCATGTCGATGGCACACCGCGGTTCGCGCTCCAAGGCCAACAACGCCGCCTTCTTCGTCGACAAGAACTGCCACCCGCAGACCGTCGCCGTGATCCAAACCCGCGCCGAGCCTCTGGGCATCGACGTGGTGGTTGCTGACCCCGATGATCTGGATCCCGGCGCAGTCTTTGGCGCCATCTTCCAGTATCCCGGCACCTACGGCCATGTGCGCGATTTCACATCGGAAATCGAAGCCATCCACGAGCACAAGGGCATCGCCGTTGTCGCCGCCGACATTCTGTCGCTGGCGCTGCTGAAATCGCCCGGTGAAATGGGTGCGGATATCGCCATCGGCTCGACCCAGCGTTTTGGCGTTCCGATGGGCTACGGCGGCCCGCACGCGGCCTATATGGCGACCACCGACAAGCTGAAGCGCGCCATGCCCGGCCGCATTATTGGTGTGTCCGTCGACGCCCGCGGCAACAAGGCCTACCGCCTGGCGCTGCAAACCCGCGAACAGCACATCCGCCGCGAAAAAGCCAACTCCAACGTCTGTACCGCACAGGCGCTGCTGGCCGTCATCGCGTCGATGTATGCAGTCTATCACGGTCCCGACGGCATCAAGGCGATTGCCCAGTCGGTGCACCGCAAGACCTCGCGCCTGGCCGCCGGCCTGGAGGAGAACGGTTTCAAGGTGGAACCGGAAGTCTTCTTCGATACCATCACCGTCGACGTTGGCCCGCTGCAGAAAACCGTCATGGAAGCGGCTGTCGCCCGCGGCGTGAACCTGCGCAAAGTGGGTGAAGACCGCATCGGCATTTCGCTGGACGAACAGACCCGCGCCGGGACCATCGAAGCCGTCTGGGCAGCCTTTGGCATCGACAAGAAAGACGATAGCGTCGCAAACCGCGCCTACCGCCTGCCCGATTATGCGCTGCGCGAAAGCGAGTATCTGACTCACCCGATCTTCCACAAGAACCGGGCCGAAGCAGAAATCACCCGCTACATGCGCCGTCTGGCCGACCGCGACCTGGCGCTGGACCGTGCGATGATCCCGCTGGGTTCTTGCACCATGAAGCTCAATGCGACCATCGAGATGATCCCGGTCACTTGGCCGGAATTCGGCAACCTGCACCCCTTCTGCCCCGAAGA
It includes:
- the gcvP gene encoding aminomethyl-transferring glycine dehydrogenase — its product is MAFKLTDYEAYDFANRRHIGPSPQEMADMLQVIGFKTLDELIDATVPPAIRQKEALDWGPAMTERDALFHMKEIASKNKVLTTLIGQGYYGTTTPAPILRNILENPAWYTAYTPYQPEISQGRLEALLNFQTMVSDLTGLDIANASLLDEATAAAEAMSMAHRGSRSKANNAAFFVDKNCHPQTVAVIQTRAEPLGIDVVVADPDDLDPGAVFGAIFQYPGTYGHVRDFTSEIEAIHEHKGIAVVAADILSLALLKSPGEMGADIAIGSTQRFGVPMGYGGPHAAYMATTDKLKRAMPGRIIGVSVDARGNKAYRLALQTREQHIRREKANSNVCTAQALLAVIASMYAVYHGPDGIKAIAQSVHRKTSRLAAGLEENGFKVEPEVFFDTITVDVGPLQKTVMEAAVARGVNLRKVGEDRIGISLDEQTRAGTIEAVWAAFGIDKKDDSVANRAYRLPDYALRESEYLTHPIFHKNRAEAEITRYMRRLADRDLALDRAMIPLGSCTMKLNATIEMIPVTWPEFGNLHPFCPEDQAQGYHQMIDDLNDKLCQITGYDAISQQPNSGAQGEYAGLLTIRSYHASRGEAHRNICLIPTSAHGTNPASAQMVGYKVIPVKADDSGNIDVADFRAKAEQHSDNLAACMITYPSTHGVFEETVQEVCQITHDHGGQVYIDGANMNAMVGLAQPGKIGGDVSHLNLHKTFCIPHGGGGPGMGPIGVKAHLTEHLPGHPEYGTAVGPVSAAPFGSPSILPVSWAYCLLMGGSGLTQATKVAILNANYIAARLKDAYKILYTSETGRVAHECILDTRPLDEEGHVTVDDIAKRLVDSGFHAPTMSWPVAGTLMVEPTESEPKDELDRFCEAMLSIRSEAQDIIDGKIDPENNPLKHAPHTVRDLVGEWDRPYSREQACFPPGNLGVDKYWPAVNRVDNAYGDRHLICTCPPMSDYEENEA